In Chitinophaga sp. HK235, a single window of DNA contains:
- a CDS encoding 2-C-methyl-D-erythritol 4-phosphate cytidylyltransferase, with the protein MERKKIAIIVAGGSGTRMQSTVPKQFLDLAGRPVLYYTITAFAQAYPDMEIVLVLPENHISQANHLLQSFEDMPAITIVKGGETRFHSVKNGLQQVKDNAVVFVHDGVRPLVSPALIRTCYEAALSHGSAIPAIDMKDSIREVSGDKNMAVNRDRFRIIQTPQTFLSELILPAFELPYDPLFTDEATVVERLGQQIHLVTGEESNLKITKPLDLVLAKAFLQL; encoded by the coding sequence ATGGAGAGAAAAAAGATAGCTATCATTGTTGCCGGCGGCTCCGGAACCAGGATGCAGAGTACCGTTCCCAAACAGTTTCTCGACCTGGCTGGCAGGCCGGTATTGTACTATACCATTACTGCTTTTGCCCAGGCCTACCCCGATATGGAAATTGTGCTGGTATTACCGGAAAACCATATCAGCCAGGCCAATCATCTATTACAGTCATTTGAGGATATGCCGGCCATAACGATCGTGAAAGGAGGGGAGACCCGCTTCCATTCAGTAAAGAACGGGCTGCAGCAGGTGAAGGACAATGCGGTGGTGTTTGTACATGATGGGGTAAGGCCGCTGGTGTCCCCTGCGTTGATACGTACCTGTTATGAAGCTGCATTAAGCCATGGTAGCGCTATTCCGGCAATTGATATGAAAGACAGTATCCGGGAAGTGTCGGGAGATAAAAATATGGCGGTCAACAGAGACCGTTTCCGGATTATTCAGACGCCGCAGACTTTTCTGTCGGAGCTGATATTGCCGGCTTTTGAACTGCCTTATGATCCTTTGTTTACCGATGAAGCCACTGTGGTGGAGCGTTTGGGGCAGCAGATACATCTGGTGACGGGAGAGGAGTCAAATCTGAAGATTACCAAGCCGCTGGACCTGGTGCTGGCGAAAGCCTTCCTGCAACTGTGA